A DNA window from Bacteroides cellulosilyticus contains the following coding sequences:
- a CDS encoding efflux RND transporter periplasmic adaptor subunit, whose protein sequence is MDREIPKEVRNKERNKKMIRYGGIGVASIIVISVLISLMRTGVKTKDLVLSTVDKGTIEVSVSASGKVVPAFEEIINSPINTRIVEIYKKGGDSVDVGTPILKLDLQSVETDYKKLLDEEQMRSYKLDQLRVNNQTKLNDLSMKIKVSAMQLNRKKVELRNEQYLDSLGSGTTDKVRQAELSYNVAQLEYEQLKQQYDNEKEVLAAEYKVQELDFSIFRKGLAEMKRTLDDAQVRSPRKAILTYINNQIGAQVSQGNQLAVISDLSHFKVEGEIADTYGDRVAAGGKAIVKIGSEKLEGTVSSVTPLSKNGVISFTVQLNEDNNRRLRSGLKTDVYVMNAVKEDVMRIANASYYVGRGEYDLFVRTSDKEIVKRKVQLGDSNFEFVEVISGLQSGDQVVVSDMSQYKNKNRLKLN, encoded by the coding sequence ATGGACAGAGAAATTCCGAAAGAAGTGCGTAACAAAGAGCGCAACAAGAAAATGATCCGCTACGGCGGCATCGGCGTAGCAAGTATCATCGTTATCAGCGTACTCATTTCATTGATGCGTACGGGAGTGAAAACAAAAGATCTGGTACTCTCCACAGTAGATAAGGGCACGATTGAAGTCAGTGTAAGCGCATCCGGAAAGGTGGTGCCGGCTTTCGAAGAGATTATCAATTCTCCTATCAACACCCGTATCGTCGAGATATATAAGAAAGGTGGAGATAGTGTGGATGTAGGTACGCCGATTCTGAAACTCGACTTGCAGAGCGTGGAGACAGACTATAAGAAGCTATTGGATGAAGAGCAGATGCGCAGTTACAAATTGGATCAGTTGCGCGTGAACAACCAGACTAAGCTGAACGACCTGTCGATGAAGATTAAAGTTTCCGCCATGCAGCTGAACCGTAAGAAAGTGGAGTTGCGTAACGAGCAATATCTTGATAGCTTGGGCTCGGGAACTACGGATAAAGTGCGCCAGGCAGAACTTAGCTATAACGTAGCCCAGTTGGAGTACGAACAACTGAAACAGCAGTATGACAACGAGAAAGAAGTGCTCGCCGCCGAATATAAAGTGCAGGAACTGGATTTCAGTATCTTCCGCAAAGGGCTTGCCGAGATGAAGCGTACGCTGGATGATGCACAGGTTCGCTCCCCGCGCAAAGCCATCCTTACCTATATTAATAACCAGATCGGTGCACAGGTGTCCCAAGGAAACCAGCTTGCTGTAATCTCCGACCTTAGCCATTTCAAGGTGGAAGGTGAAATAGCAGATACGTACGGTGACCGTGTGGCTGCCGGTGGCAAAGCGATTGTAAAGATCGGTAGTGAGAAACTGGAAGGTACGGTCAGCAGTGTGACGCCGTTGTCGAAGAACGGAGTGATTTCTTTCACCGTACAATTGAATGAGGATAATAACCGTCGTTTGCGTTCGGGCTTGAAAACGGATGTCTATGTGATGAATGCAGTGAAAGAAGACGTGATGCGCATAGCCAATGCTTCTTATTATGTAGGACGTGGTGAGTATGACCTCTTTGTGCGTACTTCGGATAAGGAAATCGTGAAGCGCAAAGTGCAACTGGGTGACAGCAACTTTGAGTTTGTGGAAGTTATCAGTGGTTTGCAGTCGGGTGATCAGGTGGTAGTGAGTGACATGAGCCAGTATAAAAATAAGAATAGGCTGAAGCTGAATTAG
- the cdd gene encoding cytidine deaminase → MKDLTLQIDIKIYDYNELSDADRQLMDAACEATQRSYAPYSHFSVGAAARLANGTVVTGTNQENAAYPSGLCAERTTLFYANSQYPDQAVETLAIAARNERNFLDDPIPPCGACRQVMLETEKRFKQPMRILLFGKKGIYEMKSVGALLPLSFDASSME, encoded by the coding sequence ATGAAAGATTTGACCTTACAAATTGACATTAAAATATACGATTATAATGAATTAAGTGATGCTGACCGCCAACTGATGGATGCCGCATGCGAAGCTACCCAACGCAGTTATGCCCCCTACTCACACTTCTCCGTGGGTGCCGCTGCACGTTTGGCAAATGGTACAGTTGTCACAGGTACCAATCAAGAAAACGCAGCTTATCCATCGGGACTTTGTGCCGAACGTACTACCCTGTTTTATGCAAACTCCCAATATCCCGATCAGGCAGTAGAAACACTTGCCATTGCCGCACGCAATGAACGGAATTTTTTGGATGATCCGATTCCACCCTGTGGTGCATGCCGTCAAGTGATGCTTGAAACTGAAAAACGCTTCAAACAACCGATGCGCATTTTACTCTTCGGGAAAAAGGGTATTTACGAAATGAAGAGTGTAGGCGCTTTGCTGCCTTTGTCATTTGACGCGTCTTCTATGGAATAA
- a CDS encoding RNA polymerase sigma factor: MATGDSFYEDEYLLSLLRQGSQDAFTQIYNKYYSMLYSLSCRYLQDRELAEDVVQQVYLRLWESRSSVCITVSLKNYLYTMAKNHVLNMIRDKNEWIVRQYENIQQENDIVDDGLQEKLEEERKLSCFYRAVKQLPGAKREICLLKIYEGLNNQEIAHKLNIPVGTVKNYYTQSIQLLKYYLKELY, from the coding sequence ATGGCGACAGGTGACTCTTTTTACGAGGACGAGTACTTGCTTTCCTTGCTCAGACAAGGCAGTCAAGATGCATTTACGCAGATATATAATAAGTACTATTCTATGCTATACTCCTTGTCTTGCAGGTATTTGCAAGACAGAGAACTTGCTGAAGACGTGGTTCAGCAGGTATATTTGCGCTTATGGGAATCCCGTTCTTCTGTTTGCATTACGGTGAGTCTGAAAAATTACCTTTATACAATGGCGAAGAATCATGTTCTGAATATGATTCGTGATAAAAATGAATGGATAGTCAGGCAATATGAAAACATCCAGCAAGAAAATGATATTGTAGACGATGGTTTGCAGGAAAAGCTGGAGGAAGAAAGAAAACTGAGTTGCTTCTACCGGGCTGTGAAGCAATTGCCGGGAGCTAAGCGGGAGATATGTTTGCTGAAGATATATGAAGGGTTGAATAATCAAGAGATAGCTCATAAACTGAATATACCTGTGGGAACAGTGAAGAACTATTATACACAATCCATACAGTTATTGAAATACTACCTCAAAGAATTATATTGA
- a CDS encoding FecR family protein: protein MNAIKDVMMNKVLAGEAGKEKAREWGRWLATNEGQAYLAAQMDADFFEERENMDDGVCEEFRKRVFCNLQKKISRRRFAGLTLKVVAVVVPVAAVIAILLYLNTQVSLFEPPFYQDIHVAKGERMQIAFQDGTRVYLYPGSRLCYPDKFGLTERRVTLDGEAYFEVSKNSHRPFIVDLDKASIRVTGTSFHLQAYACEPDIIVELDEGQVDLLYGDRQEYSLRPGESLIYNKVKNACMLQLQEGVSGLIRWKEQEIDFRNTPMKEVLKELDLHYGVPFCVGDTVVYQYSYTFCVKKASLEEVMETLEIISPVRFQKGDTIRVRMK, encoded by the coding sequence ATGAATGCAATAAAAGATGTAATGATGAATAAGGTACTTGCTGGTGAAGCCGGTAAGGAAAAGGCACGGGAGTGGGGACGTTGGCTGGCTACGAATGAAGGGCAGGCGTATCTTGCTGCGCAAATGGATGCCGATTTCTTTGAGGAAAGAGAAAATATGGATGATGGTGTCTGTGAAGAATTCCGTAAAAGGGTATTCTGCAATCTGCAAAAGAAAATTTCGAGAAGACGTTTTGCCGGACTAACTCTAAAAGTGGTAGCGGTGGTGGTACCCGTTGCAGCTGTTATAGCCATATTACTCTATCTTAATACGCAGGTTTCTCTTTTTGAACCTCCGTTTTACCAGGATATCCATGTGGCGAAGGGAGAACGGATGCAAATAGCTTTTCAGGATGGTACCCGTGTTTACTTGTATCCCGGTTCCCGTCTTTGTTATCCAGATAAATTCGGTCTGACGGAGCGTAGGGTGACTTTGGATGGGGAAGCTTATTTTGAGGTGAGCAAGAATTCTCACAGACCCTTCATTGTTGATTTGGATAAAGCTTCTATCCGAGTGACAGGAACTTCTTTTCATTTGCAGGCCTATGCTTGCGAACCGGACATCATAGTTGAACTGGATGAAGGGCAGGTAGATTTACTTTATGGTGACCGGCAAGAATACTCTTTGCGTCCGGGCGAATCACTTATATATAATAAGGTGAAAAACGCTTGTATGCTTCAATTACAGGAAGGAGTAAGCGGGCTTATTCGTTGGAAAGAACAGGAGATCGATTTCCGGAATACTCCGATGAAGGAAGTGCTGAAAGAATTGGATTTGCATTACGGTGTCCCTTTCTGTGTCGGAGATACGGTTGTCTATCAGTATTCTTATACTTTTTGCGTGAAGAAAGCCTCTTTGGAAGAAGTGATGGAGACACTTGAAATAATCTCTCCTGTCCGTTTTCAGAAGGGAGATACCATCCGGGTACGAATGAAATAG
- a CDS encoding SusC/RagA family TonB-linked outer membrane protein, translated as MKRGILIVLMAFLGLTSVMAAQKVTLKCREVALKEIFARITKQTGLTVAYSSQVLNVDTKISIETENAEIAEVLEKLLPATIGYKIENNSILIFKKEVSKKASTIRMKGIVFDKKTRERLAGVTLVLNDNPSVGTITDIDGVFQITAAQGSKLKVSYIGYETQLVAISPVDELKVELDQDNFKLDEVVVTGQGAEVQKRRLSSNVTTVSSKELERMKQGRIDQVLQNALPNVQITMSSGQAGATSLVKSRGLSSAFSNSTPVIYVDGVRVDNMNTGATLNNSLSGNSAVTGSIGDIPMENIDHIEYVTGGAATTLYGSDAANGVIQIFTKKGAEQKTTFFAETQLEADIASSQFYHFKRTKELLHQIGFTQKYRIGFDGGTEKFGYSFGGSMSNGTGTLIKNGNEDRKYDLRFGSRMKFNEQFEYQNSFGMVIEDFARSRNGNQGGYTGLWFTEGAAATNFRYTDAAGELVNYGADLDALDDYTFAQMKAFVTKAEALQNNRESVKRFQTSQSLSYAPLANLTFKGVLGVDYRLNTNKNIITNEYLIHTQQKPEGTSDAGSISNFDRNYFGLTLDLNGQHKYRYKDVFSLIFTAGFQFFSTYDHQSVYNGTNVRDGAQIIEGAGTLTSNEWLSYLYNYGYFIQENIGFLDRYYIDLGLRSDYNTAFGDNVGWQYYPKVGLSYILSEEPFMQRLKENNLVSSFRILANYGIAGSYPPAFEYQRTVAFNSFQGGQAASFGKYGNPNLAPEKKHSYEAGFNAVLFNRVLNLGFTYYYALTKDALFSIPSLPSSGQSANYLSNVGEIENKGIELSLGLQLVDTKDWNVRLNASYNTNHNKVLSIGNAVPFAIGGFSSRTVQTVVAEGEPVGFIRGYKAVLNPDNSLKEILPLQNLGSTLPTAYGNFSLSVSYKNLSFMLSGDYQYGAYVHSFDRQFRFSKGLKDDAIPEKALEGLDQGANWLNFTNFFVEKSDFLKIRNIGIAYDYKPKKYLKSVNLAFNVYNPFAFTASSVDPEAALAGARSQGAVAVGGLNYSSYSTPRQYVGTIRVSF; from the coding sequence ATGAAACGAGGTATTTTGATTGTTTTAATGGCTTTTCTGGGCTTGACTTCTGTTATGGCTGCTCAGAAAGTAACTCTGAAGTGTAGGGAAGTTGCCTTAAAGGAAATTTTCGCCAGAATTACGAAACAGACAGGGCTGACGGTAGCCTATAGTTCGCAGGTGCTTAATGTAGATACAAAAATCAGTATTGAGACAGAGAATGCGGAAATTGCAGAAGTCTTGGAGAAATTGCTACCCGCTACAATAGGGTATAAGATCGAAAACAATTCAATTCTGATATTCAAAAAAGAAGTTTCCAAGAAAGCTTCTACAATCAGGATGAAGGGAATTGTTTTTGATAAGAAGACGCGGGAACGGTTGGCAGGCGTAACACTGGTTTTGAATGATAATCCATCCGTAGGTACCATTACCGATATAGATGGAGTGTTTCAAATAACTGCTGCCCAGGGGAGCAAGTTGAAAGTGTCCTATATAGGATATGAAACGCAGCTGGTTGCTATAAGTCCGGTCGATGAATTGAAAGTGGAACTTGATCAGGATAACTTCAAATTGGATGAGGTTGTGGTAACAGGCCAGGGGGCTGAGGTGCAAAAACGCCGGTTATCATCGAATGTAACCACTGTCAGCAGTAAGGAACTGGAACGTATGAAACAGGGGCGTATAGACCAGGTGTTGCAAAATGCTCTCCCCAATGTGCAGATAACGATGTCCAGCGGTCAGGCAGGTGCAACTTCACTGGTAAAGTCAAGAGGTCTATCTTCTGCTTTCTCTAACTCTACTCCCGTGATTTATGTAGACGGAGTGCGTGTGGATAATATGAACACAGGTGCAACTTTGAATAACTCATTAAGCGGAAACAGTGCAGTGACCGGTTCTATCGGTGATATTCCGATGGAGAATATCGATCACATTGAGTATGTGACGGGTGGTGCGGCTACTACCCTCTATGGTTCAGATGCGGCCAATGGCGTTATTCAGATTTTTACAAAGAAAGGAGCAGAGCAGAAGACTACGTTCTTTGCCGAAACTCAATTGGAGGCGGATATTGCTTCTTCCCAGTTTTATCATTTTAAACGTACCAAAGAGCTGTTGCATCAGATAGGATTCACACAGAAGTACCGTATCGGCTTTGACGGTGGAACAGAGAAGTTCGGTTATAGTTTTGGCGGCAGCATGAGTAACGGTACGGGGACTCTGATAAAGAATGGTAACGAGGATCGTAAATATGACTTGCGTTTCGGTTCAAGAATGAAATTCAATGAACAGTTTGAATATCAGAATTCATTTGGTATGGTGATAGAAGACTTTGCGAGAAGCCGCAATGGTAACCAGGGAGGATATACCGGATTATGGTTTACGGAAGGCGCTGCGGCTACCAATTTCAGGTATACGGATGCAGCGGGCGAACTGGTGAATTATGGCGCTGATCTGGACGCTTTGGATGACTATACTTTTGCTCAGATGAAGGCTTTTGTTACGAAAGCAGAGGCATTGCAAAACAACCGTGAGTCCGTAAAGCGTTTTCAGACTTCCCAATCTCTGAGCTATGCTCCTCTGGCTAATCTGACTTTCAAAGGGGTATTAGGAGTAGATTATCGATTGAATACCAATAAGAACATCATAACTAATGAATATCTGATTCACACCCAACAGAAGCCGGAAGGAACTTCAGATGCAGGCAGTATCTCCAACTTCGACCGCAACTATTTCGGTCTGACTTTGGATTTGAACGGACAGCATAAATATCGTTATAAAGATGTTTTTAGTCTGATCTTTACGGCAGGCTTCCAGTTCTTTAGCACTTATGACCACCAGTCGGTATATAATGGAACAAACGTACGTGATGGTGCCCAGATAATAGAGGGTGCGGGAACGTTAACTTCTAATGAATGGCTAAGCTATCTGTATAATTACGGTTACTTTATTCAGGAAAATATCGGTTTCCTGGACCGCTATTATATTGATTTGGGATTGCGTTCGGACTATAATACTGCTTTTGGTGACAATGTAGGCTGGCAGTATTATCCCAAAGTAGGACTTTCTTATATTCTCTCTGAAGAACCTTTTATGCAGAGACTGAAAGAGAATAATCTTGTAAGCAGTTTCCGTATTCTGGCCAATTATGGTATTGCCGGTAGTTATCCTCCTGCTTTTGAATATCAACGTACTGTGGCATTCAATTCTTTCCAGGGAGGGCAAGCCGCTTCTTTTGGTAAATATGGAAATCCGAATCTGGCACCTGAAAAGAAACATTCGTATGAAGCCGGTTTTAATGCTGTGCTTTTCAATCGTGTATTGAATTTGGGATTTACTTATTATTATGCTCTGACCAAAGACGCTCTTTTCAGTATCCCGTCCCTCCCTTCATCCGGTCAGTCTGCCAACTATTTGTCTAATGTCGGTGAAATAGAGAATAAAGGTATTGAATTGAGCCTAGGGCTGCAATTAGTGGATACAAAAGATTGGAATGTTCGCCTGAATGCATCTTATAATACGAATCATAATAAAGTATTGAGTATTGGTAATGCAGTGCCTTTTGCTATTGGCGGTTTCTCTTCGCGAACGGTTCAAACGGTGGTAGCTGAAGGAGAACCGGTAGGTTTCATCCGTGGTTATAAGGCCGTACTGAATCCGGATAACTCACTGAAGGAAATTCTGCCTTTACAGAATCTGGGCTCTACACTTCCTACAGCTTATGGTAACTTCTCTTTGTCGGTAAGTTATAAGAATCTTTCGTTCATGCTCAGCGGTGATTATCAATATGGAGCTTATGTACATTCGTTCGACCGCCAGTTCCGTTTCTCAAAGGGTCTGAAAGACGATGCTATTCCAGAGAAAGCACTGGAAGGACTTGACCAGGGTGCTAACTGGCTTAATTTCACTAACTTTTTCGTAGAGAAATCAGATTTCCTGAAAATCAGGAATATCGGAATAGCTTATGATTATAAGCCGAAGAAGTATCTGAAATCAGTCAATCTGGCTTTCAATGTTTATAATCCGTTTGCCTTTACAGCCTCATCGGTAGACCCGGAAGCTGCCTTGGCAGGTGCCCGTTCGCAAGGTGCAGTAGCGGTGGGTGGATTGAACTACTCTTCTTATTCCACTCCCCGTCAGTACGTGGGAACGATACGTGTCTCTTTTTAA
- a CDS encoding ABC transporter permease, with protein MLKLILKNLWARRRRNGWLLAELILVSIVSWIILDPVVVVTHDRNIPLGYDADRLCFVSLSTLQPQAPGYDEQAEDSAVVINSYLNLVRLVENYTGVESATPVLGFCYPNSQGNSNSQLRAEGDTLDLSVMAMHFLPHTRFFETYGFRPGRGMTPEQLSDYNYTQNDIVLTENAVERLFHTKDVHGKRCWYRQGSDTTYLAVTGAVGTFKTYSEWRPVAVQFIPLLSIDMEDTAEDARILLRLKEGVSMQRFLHEFKPWMVKELRAGNLFARSVQSYDKLIEDGEAGGATAIYRRNLAMAAFFLINLCLGVIGTFWLQTRTRREEVGVILSFGGTPGYIVRLLMGEGVVLTFIAVLTGCLLYLQYALKEGLEKGSGWIDSTETYWVTDFAQHFLIVSFIVFFIMLAVVLIGIYIPARKISRIPPTEALRDE; from the coding sequence ATGCTGAAACTTATATTGAAGAATCTTTGGGCGCGTCGTCGTCGCAATGGTTGGTTGTTGGCGGAATTAATTTTGGTGAGTATCGTTTCCTGGATAATCCTCGATCCGGTTGTAGTGGTGACGCACGACCGTAATATTCCTTTAGGATATGATGCGGACCGTCTCTGCTTTGTTTCGCTTAGTACCTTGCAGCCGCAAGCACCCGGTTATGATGAACAGGCGGAAGATTCAGCTGTCGTTATAAACTCTTATCTGAACCTTGTGCGTCTTGTTGAGAATTATACAGGGGTAGAATCTGCTACACCTGTATTAGGTTTCTGTTATCCCAATTCACAGGGTAATAGCAATAGCCAGCTTCGTGCTGAGGGTGATACTCTTGATTTGTCGGTAATGGCCATGCATTTTCTGCCTCACACCCGTTTTTTCGAAACTTATGGCTTTCGTCCCGGACGCGGTATGACACCGGAACAATTATCCGATTACAACTATACACAAAATGATATTGTGCTGACGGAAAATGCCGTTGAACGGCTATTTCATACCAAAGATGTGCATGGTAAGCGTTGTTGGTACCGGCAGGGAAGTGATACAACTTATTTAGCTGTCACCGGAGCAGTGGGAACTTTTAAAACATACAGCGAATGGCGTCCTGTTGCGGTACAGTTTATTCCCTTGCTCTCCATTGATATGGAAGATACCGCTGAAGATGCGCGCATACTTCTACGCTTGAAAGAAGGAGTCAGTATGCAACGTTTCTTACATGAATTCAAACCTTGGATGGTTAAGGAATTGCGGGCAGGTAATCTTTTTGCGCGTAGTGTGCAGTCGTATGATAAACTGATAGAAGATGGTGAGGCCGGTGGCGCTACGGCTATCTATCGCCGTAATCTGGCAATGGCCGCTTTCTTTTTAATAAATCTTTGTTTGGGAGTTATCGGTACTTTCTGGTTGCAGACACGCACGCGCCGCGAAGAAGTAGGGGTGATACTTTCCTTTGGCGGTACGCCGGGGTATATCGTACGCCTGTTGATGGGCGAAGGAGTAGTGCTGACATTCATAGCTGTACTTACGGGATGCTTGCTTTACTTGCAATATGCACTCAAAGAAGGCCTGGAGAAAGGAAGCGGCTGGATAGATAGCACGGAGACCTACTGGGTGACGGATTTTGCGCAACATTTCCTTATAGTGTCATTCATAGTCTTCTTTATCATGCTGGCAGTGGTGTTGATTGGTATTTATATTCCTGCCCGCAAGATAAGCCGCATACCGCCGACAGAGGCGCTACGTGATGAATAG
- a CDS encoding glucosaminidase domain-containing protein has translation MNRINAIRLTAILALLVCTVAAQAQRRNTRYVEYIEKYAPLAVQQMKEHKIPASITLAQGLLESGAGQSALARKSNNHFGIKCGSNWHGRTVRHDDDARNECFRAYSNPRDSYEDHSAFLKRGARYAFLFDLKVTDYKGWARGLKKAGYATDPSYANRLITIIEDYDLYKYDSRGMSKREARKWAKELKKKPWLANPHQVYIANDIAYVVARDGDTFRFLGKEFDISWKKLVKYNDLHKDYTLEAGDIIYLKSKKKKASKPHTVYIVKDGDSMHTISQKYGIRLKNLYKMNRKDDEYIPEVGDRLRLR, from the coding sequence ATGAATAGAATTAACGCTATCAGACTCACTGCGATCCTGGCACTTCTGGTTTGTACCGTTGCCGCCCAGGCGCAGCGCCGGAATACCCGTTACGTGGAATATATAGAGAAGTATGCTCCGCTTGCCGTACAACAAATGAAGGAACACAAGATACCTGCTAGTATTACCCTGGCACAAGGGCTTCTTGAAAGCGGTGCCGGACAGAGCGCACTGGCACGCAAAAGTAATAATCATTTCGGCATTAAATGCGGTAGTAACTGGCATGGACGTACAGTGCGTCATGATGATGATGCCCGCAATGAATGTTTTCGTGCATACAGCAATCCCAGGGACTCTTATGAAGATCACTCCGCTTTTCTGAAACGGGGCGCGCGTTACGCTTTCCTGTTTGATCTGAAAGTTACAGATTATAAAGGTTGGGCACGTGGTCTGAAGAAAGCCGGATATGCAACTGATCCCTCTTATGCTAACCGACTGATAACAATCATAGAGGATTATGATCTTTATAAGTATGACAGTCGTGGCATGAGTAAGCGTGAAGCCCGTAAGTGGGCAAAGGAATTGAAGAAGAAACCCTGGCTGGCTAATCCGCATCAGGTATATATAGCTAATGACATAGCTTATGTTGTAGCTCGTGATGGCGATACTTTCCGTTTTCTGGGTAAGGAATTCGATATCAGTTGGAAGAAACTGGTGAAGTATAATGATTTGCATAAGGATTATACATTGGAAGCGGGTGATATTATCTATTTGAAAAGTAAGAAAAAGAAAGCCTCTAAGCCACATACAGTTTACATTGTGAAAGATGGTGATTCCATGCATACCATTTCACAAAAATATGGTATACGGTTGAAGAACCTGTATAAGATGAATCGGAAAGATGATGAATATATACCGGAAGTAGGTGACAGATTAAGATTAAGATAA
- a CDS encoding ABC transporter ATP-binding protein has protein sequence MIKLTEINKIYRTNEIETVALENVNLEVEKGEFLSIMGPSGCGKSTLLNIVGLLDAPTSGIIEIDGTRTDGMKDKELAAFRNKKLGFVFQSFHLINSLNVLDNVELPLLYRKVSARERRRLAEEVLAKVGLSHRMRHMPTQLSGGQCQRVAVARAIIGNPEIILADEPTGNLDSKMGAEVMELLHQLNKEDGRTIVMVTHNEEQAKQTSRTVRFFDGRQVE, from the coding sequence ATGATTAAATTGACTGAGATAAACAAGATTTATCGTACGAACGAGATTGAAACCGTGGCATTGGAAAATGTAAACCTTGAAGTAGAGAAAGGTGAGTTCCTCAGTATTATGGGGCCTTCCGGTTGCGGAAAATCTACGTTGCTGAATATTGTAGGTCTTCTGGATGCTCCAACAAGCGGGATTATTGAGATCGACGGTACTCGTACGGATGGCATGAAGGATAAGGAACTGGCTGCTTTCCGTAACAAGAAATTGGGTTTTGTATTCCAGTCTTTCCACTTGATTAACTCATTGAATGTGCTCGATAATGTAGAACTTCCTTTATTATATAGAAAGGTGTCCGCCAGAGAACGCCGCCGTTTGGCAGAAGAAGTGCTGGCGAAGGTAGGCTTGAGTCACCGTATGCGTCACATGCCGACACAACTCTCTGGTGGTCAGTGCCAGCGTGTGGCTGTTGCCCGTGCCATTATTGGTAATCCGGAGATAATCCTTGCCGATGAGCCGACCGGTAACCTGGACTCTAAGATGGGTGCTGAGGTAATGGAACTGCTGCACCAGTTGAATAAGGAAGACGGACGCACCATCGTGATGGTAACTCACAATGAAGAACAGGCGAAACAGACAAGCCGCACGGTACGCTTCTTCGATGGCCGTCAGGTAGAATAA
- a CDS encoding ABC transporter permease, whose protein sequence is MVKIYLKQAWVLLKQNPLFSTLYIVGTGLAIAMTMIVAVVYYVKIAPVYPEVNRMNTLYLSSSRFQTGTEENKHTYQWALSYKALQDWFYPLENAVVVSGTLGSDMSENSYIQPADRSGDFQADVKLTDPNFFRIYSFQFLEGKAFTQSDLESGIYTAVITEDLARRLFGTSEGVVGQTFSLNYISYRVCGVVRSASYLTHKSYAQIYVPYSVSPGYREPKYGLPYLGAFVITFLVKDDAQADALHAEIQEIVRKENLMHPDDWTVDFWEQPTSHLVKVFQSYASEKFDVWATVRYFLLILLVLLLVPALNLSGMIASRMENRLSEMGVRKSFGAGRNGLLSQVMWENLLLTLFGGLLGLLLAWLALYVFREWVFTVFDSWPAAVPEGVDIRVSGEMLFAPAVFASALVLCIALNLLSALIPAWSSLRKPIIYSLNEKR, encoded by the coding sequence ATGGTAAAAATCTATTTGAAGCAAGCCTGGGTTTTGTTGAAACAAAACCCGCTTTTTAGTACCCTTTACATAGTCGGTACAGGACTGGCTATTGCTATGACTATGATTGTGGCTGTGGTCTATTATGTAAAGATTGCTCCGGTGTATCCGGAGGTGAATCGTATGAATACGCTGTATCTTTCTAGTTCACGTTTTCAGACAGGGACGGAAGAGAATAAGCATACGTATCAGTGGGCGTTATCTTACAAGGCATTGCAAGACTGGTTCTATCCGTTGGAAAATGCTGTCGTAGTGTCCGGAACTTTGGGTAGTGATATGTCGGAAAACAGCTATATCCAGCCTGCCGACCGTAGCGGGGATTTTCAGGCGGATGTGAAGTTGACTGACCCGAATTTCTTCCGTATCTATTCTTTTCAGTTCCTGGAAGGGAAAGCCTTTACGCAGTCTGACCTCGAAAGTGGTATTTATACGGCAGTCATAACCGAAGATTTGGCCCGCCGTTTATTTGGTACTTCCGAGGGAGTGGTGGGACAAACATTCAGTCTGAATTATATCAGTTACCGTGTCTGTGGCGTGGTGCGTAGCGCTAGTTATCTGACTCATAAATCTTATGCCCAAATCTATGTGCCTTATAGTGTTTCACCGGGCTATCGTGAACCTAAATACGGTCTTCCTTATCTGGGCGCTTTTGTTATTACTTTTCTTGTAAAGGATGATGCGCAGGCGGATGCATTGCATGCCGAGATTCAGGAAATTGTCCGCAAAGAAAACCTGATGCATCCTGATGACTGGACTGTGGACTTTTGGGAACAGCCTACCTCGCATTTGGTTAAGGTTTTCCAGTCTTATGCCAGTGAAAAGTTTGATGTCTGGGCCACAGTACGCTATTTCCTGTTGATTCTGCTTGTGTTGTTGCTGGTGCCTGCTCTCAACCTGAGCGGTATGATAGCAAGCCGCATGGAGAACCGTTTGTCGGAAATGGGAGTACGTAAATCGTTTGGTGCAGGACGCAACGGATTGCTCTCTCAAGTGATGTGGGAAAATCTGCTGTTGACATTGTTTGGGGGGCTGCTTGGGCTATTGCTGGCCTGGCTGGCACTTTACGTTTTTCGTGAATGGGTATTTACCGTGTTCGACAGTTGGCCGGCTGCTGTACCCGAAGGAGTAGACATCCGTGTCTCCGGTGAAATGTTATTTGCTCCGGCGGTATTTGCTTCGGCTCTGGTATTATGCATTGCATTGAACTTACTGTCGGCATTGATACCGGCATGGTCTTCACTGCGGAAACCGATTATATATTCATTGAATGAAAAAAGATAA